CTTGTCCCTCAACCACTGATGAGCAGAGTTTAAATCGGTTCTTTTATGCCAAATCATGTATTGCTGCATCGGCAAGATTTCAAATGGTTGTTCGAGCACTTGAAGCTGAAAAGAGTCTGCAAACTGGTTAGCAAAATCACGCGATGTGCTGCCTACACAATCCGAGCCCGATACCAACACACACATTGTCATTAGCGAATCACACTCCGCACTGACCTTTCTTTGCTTAAGCGGCGATTTAGTAAAATAGTCAGCGGTGTATAAACGCGTACGGCGCATTCGGAAAGTAATGTGCTTTTCATGATAATACTGCGCTTCTGTCACTGAGCCATTGATTCGTGGATGTCCTTTTCTGGCAATAAGTACTAGCTCATCTTCAATCAAAGGTTGCTTTAGGTACCCATTCACTTGTGGGTAGTGAATATCGATAGCTAAGTCCGCTTGCTGCATGCTCAGACTTTGCAATAAATCCTCTTCATTATTCGGCACCATGGTGAACTCGATTGAGATATTCCCTAAAGAGTCATCCTGCTCCACAAGTGGTTGTAGCTTGGTTAAGCCTATCTCATTAACCAGAACTCGAAACACGTGATGCTGCTGATTGTCGAACTGCTTTAACGTACTCACCGCACTCGTAATTCCATCGAGAGCTGGTTCTACACGACTTGCCAGTTGTACCGCCGCATTGGTCGGCGAGATACCCCGCCCTTCACGAATGAAAAGGTCAGTATCAAGTTGGGATTGTAGTC
The window above is part of the Vibrio chagasii genome. Proteins encoded here:
- a CDS encoding LysR family transcriptional regulator, with the protein product MSDVEKLDLNLLSVFLEVYRLKSITLASESLGMTQPGVSGALKRLQSQLDTDLFIREGRGISPTNAAVQLASRVEPALDGITSAVSTLKQFDNQQHHVFRVLVNEIGLTKLQPLVEQDDSLGNISIEFTMVPNNEEDLLQSLSMQQADLAIDIHYPQVNGYLKQPLIEDELVLIARKGHPRINGSVTEAQYYHEKHITFRMRRTRLYTADYFTKSPLKQRKVSAECDSLMTMCVLVSGSDCVGSTSRDFANQFADSFQLQVLEQPFEILPMQQYMIWHKRTDLNSAHQWLRDKIQQYMKKSKIG